The Thalassophryne amazonica chromosome 6, fThaAma1.1, whole genome shotgun sequence genome includes a region encoding these proteins:
- the LOC117512058 gene encoding tubulin alpha-1B chain, which yields MRECISIHVGQAGVQIGNACWELYCLEHGIQPDGQMPSDKTLGGGDDSFNTFFSETGAGKHVPRAVFVDLEPTVIDEVRTGTYRQLFHPEQLITGKEDAANNYARGHYTIGKEIIDLVLDRIRKLADQCTGLQGFLVFHSFGGGTGSGFTSLLMERLSVDYGKKSKLEFSIYPAPQVSTAVVEPYNSILTTHTTLEHSDCAFMVDNEAIYDICRRNLDIERPTYTNLNRLISQIVSSITASLRFDGALNVDLTEFQTNLVPYPRIHFPLATYAPVISAEKAYHEQLSVAEITNACFEPANQMVKCDPRHGKYMACCLLFRGDVVPKDVNAAIATIKTKRTIQFVDWCPTGFKVGINYQPPTVVPGGDLAKVQRAVCMLSNTTAIAEAWARLDHKFDLMYAKRAFVHWYVGEGMEEGEFSEAREDMAALEKDYEEVGVDSIEGEGEEEGEEY from the exons ATG CGTGAGTGTATCTCCATCCACGTTGGTCAGGCTGGTGTCCAGAttggcaatgcatgctgggagcttTACTGCCTGGAACACGGGATCCAGCCTGATGGACAGATGCCCAGTGACAAGACTCTTGGAGGAGGAGACGATTCCTTCAACACCTTCTTCAGTGAGACTGGAGCTGGAAAGCACGTCCCCAGGGCCGTCTTTGTGGACTTGGAGCCCACCGTCATCG ATGAAGTCCGCACTGGGACCTATCGCCAGCTGTTCCACCCAGAACAGCTGATCACTGGTAAGGAGGACGCTGCCAACAACTACGCCCGTGGACACTACACCATTGGCAAAGAGATCATCGACCTGGTGCTGGACAGGATCCGCAAACTG GCTGACCAGTGCACCGGTCTTCAGGGCTTCCTGGTTTTCCACAGTTTCGGAGGTGGCACTGGCTCTGGTTTCACCTCCCTGCTGATGGAGCGTCTCTCTGTAGACTACGGCAAGAAGTCCAAGCTGGAATTCTCCATCTACCCAGCTCCCCAGGTGTCCACTGCCGTGGTGGAGCCCTACAACTCCATCCTGACCACCCACACCACCCTGGAACACTCAGACTGTGCCTTCATGGTGGATAACGAGGCCATCTACGATATCTGCCGTAGGAACCTCGATATCGAGCGTCCTACTTACACCAACCTGAACAGGTTGATCAGTCAGATTGTGTCCTCCATCACTGCTTCCCTTCGATTCGATGGTGCCCTCAATGTTGATCTGACAGAGTTCCAGACCAACTTGGTGCCATATCCCCGTATCCATTTCCCTCTGGCCACCTACGCCCCAGTCATCTCCGCTGAGAAGGCTTACCACGAGCAGCTCTCAGTGGCCGAAATTACCAACGCCTGCTTTGAACCAGCCAATCAGATGGTGAAATGTGACCCTCGCCACGGCAAGTACATGGCCTGCTGCCTGCTCTTCCGTGGTGATGTGGTGCCCAAAGATGTAAATGCTGCCATTGCCACCATCAAGACCAAGCGCACCATCCAGTTTGTGGActggtgccccactggtttcaaggTTGGCATCAACTACCAGCCACCCACTGTGGTTCCTGGTGGAGACCTGGCCAAGGTCCAGAGGGCTGTGTGCATGCTGAGCAACACCACCGCTATTGCAGAGGCCTGGGCTCGTCTGGACCACAAGTTTGACCTGATGTACGCTAAGCGCGCCTTTGTCCACTGGTATGTAGGTGAAGGTATGGAGGAGGGAGAGTTCTCTGAGGCCAGAGAGGACATGGCTGCTCTGGAGAAGGATTACGAGGAGGTTGGTGTTGACTCCATTGAGGGTGAAGGAGAGGAAGAAGGGGAGGAGTATTAA